Proteins co-encoded in one Sparus aurata chromosome 18, fSpaAur1.1, whole genome shotgun sequence genomic window:
- the gpr151 gene encoding probable G-protein coupled receptor 151: protein MDKLSANNATVVNSSLDNWSLSDHGSYQHLDPRELRVLVPAILGTICVLGVACNLTAMVILFSNAHRGKLSVINSLIFNLMFADGLVLMFTVPFRAASYSTASWNLGWVVCKTADWFLQSCMAAKSFTVAVMAKACYRHVSNPTKQVSIHLGSILVVFFFIWLSACSVTIPQWLFARLQRGIRGLVCVMIVPAEAKDFMSVYVKAYPLGVYCAPLSFALMYFWKAYGQCQRRSSKTQNLRTQIRSRKLTLMLFSLTVAMAILWLPQWVVWVWERHIAEKESEGSQPLVSPLPLFLSLSAQLLTFSLSLVNPLIVLSLSEEFREGYRGLWRRLTLRKQPPSKPKPGPHNPTAHRSPCPRPETSGQLQGERSLGSSQDPSREAEPEPEQGGGGRDVDTVSLKDGIVLPDVEQFWHERESGLHMEENDPVPWEHQSKEEKK from the coding sequence ATGGACAAGTTGAGTGCGAACAACGCGACAGTGGTGAACAGCTCCTTAGACAACTGGTCACTCAGTGACCATGGCTCATACCAACACCTGGACCCTAGGGAGCTGAGGGTGCTGGTGCCGGCTATTCTGGGAACCATCTGCGTCTTGGGTGTGGCTTGTAATCTCACTGCGATGGTGATCTTGTTCTCCAACGCTCATAGGGGCAAACTATCTGTCATCAATTCTCTCATCTTCAACCTGATGTTTGCTGATGGACTGGTGCTGATGTTCACGGTGCCTTTCAGGGCTGCCTCCTACTCCACAGCCAGCTGGAACCTGGGCTGGGTGGTCTGCAAAACAGCTGACTGGTTCCTCCAGTCCTGTATGGCGGCAAAGAGCTTCACAGTTGCTGTCATGGCCAAAGCTTGCTACCGCCATGTGTCCAACCCCACAAAGCAGGTGAGCATCCACCTGGGCTCCATCCTGGTGGTGTTCTTCTTCATCTGGCTGTCCGCCTGCTCTGTCACAATCCCTCAGTGGCTGTTTGCTCGGCTGCAGAGAGGGATCCGCGGGCTGGTGTGTGTGATGATCGTTCCTGCTGAAGCTAAGGACTTCATGTCTGTGTACGTCAAAGCATACCCCCTGGGGGTCTACTGTGCACCTCTCAGCTTTGCCCTGATGTATTTCTGGAAGGCTTACGGGCAGTGCCAGCGCCGCTCCAGTAAGACTCAGAACCTGCGCACACAGATCCGATCCAGGAAGCTCACCTTGATGCTGTTCAGCCTGACTGTTGCCATGGCTATTCTCTGGCTTCCACAGTGGGTCGTGTGGGTTTGGGAGCGTCACATAGCAGAGAAGGAAAGTGAAGGATCCCAGCCCCTCGTCTCCCCGCTTCCCCTTTTTCTAAGCCTCTCTGCTCAGCTGCTcaccttctctctgtctctggtaAACCCTCTCATCGTCCTATCCCTCTCCGAGGAGTTCAGAGAGGGCTACAGGGGGCTGTGGAGGCGCCTCACCCTGCGCAAGCAACCTCCCTCAAAGCCAAAACCTGGACCACACAACCCCACAGCTCACCGGTCGCCTTGCCCCAGACCGGAGACTTCTGGCCAGCTGCAGGGGGAGAGGAGCCTTGGATCGAGCCAGGATCCCAGCAGAGAGGCTGAGCCCGAGccggagcagggaggaggagggagagacgtAGACACAGTGAGCCTCAAAGATGGGATTGTCTTGCCTGATGTGGAGCAATTCTGGCACGAGAGGGAGAGTGGATTGCACATGGAGGAGAATGATCCTGTGCCATGGGAGCACCAGagcaaagaagagaaaaaataa